A window of the Cyanobacteriota bacterium genome harbors these coding sequences:
- the rpsR gene encoding 30S ribosomal protein S18, producing the protein MATIRRQRTNNPDASELNYKNVGLLGQYIDSTGKINGRRQTGLDAKKQRTMQKAIKQARALGLLPYNV; encoded by the coding sequence ATGGCGACGATAAGAAGACAAAGAACAAATAACCCTGACGCTAGTGAATTGAACTACAAAAACGTAGGTTTGTTAGGACAATACATTGATAGCACAGGTAAAATCAACGGCCGCAGACAAACTGGATTGGATGCAAAGAAACAACGCACTATGCAAAAAGCAATCAAACAAGCAAGAGCATTAGGTTTATTGCCATACAACGTTTAA
- the rsmI gene encoding 16S rRNA (cytidine(1402)-2'-O)-methyltransferase has product MSILYVIATPIGNLEDISLRALRILKDCVNTIYCEDTRVTSKLINHFEMSGKKLVSCNKENEHKRIEEIKQRLINGEDIALCSDAGTPLISDPGSTLITSLSTCDGVKIVPIPGASSLTAALSVCPIDTSRFVYEGFLPHSPQKRRRILRDMTEEKRAIVLFESPHRIIKCLEDVKTILGEGRDVFLARELTKKFEQLYFGPVTEIIEELQSQFPKDIPGEFVVVIASQ; this is encoded by the coding sequence GTGTCAATACTTTACGTTATTGCTACGCCAATTGGCAACCTTGAGGATATTAGCCTTAGAGCACTACGTATACTCAAGGATTGTGTCAATACTATTTATTGTGAGGATACTAGGGTGACTTCCAAGCTGATTAATCATTTTGAGATGAGTGGCAAGAAGCTTGTAAGTTGTAATAAAGAAAATGAACACAAGCGAATTGAAGAAATTAAACAGCGTTTAATTAATGGCGAGGACATCGCACTGTGCTCTGATGCTGGGACTCCGTTGATTTCAGATCCTGGTTCTACATTAATAACAAGCCTGTCTACTTGTGACGGAGTGAAGATAGTCCCAATCCCGGGTGCTTCCTCACTTACAGCAGCCCTGTCAGTCTGCCCAATTGACACTAGTCGCTTTGTTTATGAGGGCTTCTTGCCGCATAGTCCGCAAAAGCGCCGCCGAATCCTGCGTGACATGACCGAAGAAAAACGAGCGATAGTGCTTTTTGAAAGTCCGCATCGAATTATCAAGTGTCTTGAAGATGTCAAAACTATTTTGGGTGAAGGACGAGATGTATTTCTTGCACGCGAACTTACTAAGAAATTTGAACAGCTTTATTTTGGACCAGTAACTGAAATTATTGAAGAGCTGCAAAGTCAGTTTCCAAAAGATATACCTGGTGAGTTTGTTGTTGTGATTGCTTCGCAATAG